The Primulina tabacum isolate GXHZ01 chromosome 1, ASM2559414v2, whole genome shotgun sequence genome contains the following window.
AGCAGGAAAAAAGTAAGCAGAAGTTAGAGAATAATGTAAGCAATAAGTTAAAGCAGGCAGTTTTTAATTTAGCCTCGGAATTGTTTGAGCTAATTTAGAAGATACTTTACCTTAACAACAAATACATTGCAGGATGACACCTCTTCCAAGTATTTCTTGTGAGTACTGTCCAAATACAGAACATCAGAAAAGCCTTTTGCTTTTGCAACACTCTGTGCCTTTAGGACCTACAAATAagatgtataaaaatatatagcCCGCAGTTTTCAATGTCAAATAAAGAGAACATTCATGTAAAAACAAACACTGTACCATAAACAAAGAGTTCTAAGAGTTATCAAGTAGCACGATGCCAAGCCAAGAAACCAGTCATTAAAGACAATTAACTTGTGTTTCCAGACAGGATTGGCGAAATATCAAACAGAAATATTTTTCACGATGTTTAATGTGCATGTGGCAAGAAGAGCAAAATCACTTCATCAGAGTATAAAGCCAGAATATGAAGTAAGATAATATTTATGCAAGCAAATGCAGAAGACGAGAAATGAGAAGCAGCACAATGAGATGGTATGTAACTATAATCATCACAAAAGTCACTTACTCCAGCATAATTTCCAATAGTCTTCACAGCTCCAGTACCACCAGGAGTTGCCCGATGCATTTCTGTCTCGACTATCAAATTAATTGGTGCCAAACCTTCCTACAATCAGAAgcaaaaaagaaaatgaaaggaaaaataatatCGTTACCAAATTCGTAAAGACTGACAAAGACTAACTAAAGACAAATGTTATAAAACTAAATATTGTGCATCTGCACACTATCCagcaaatataatataatgttctAAAAGCACAAAAACTTTACTTTAAAATTCTTGTATGTAGGAAAAAGACAAAAAGATGCGCTATTGCAAATGATCTCAGGCAGGAATACAGGAAAAGATATGCCTACAAGATGAAGGACATACAATAAAACCAATATAAAGAATATTCTTCAGGCAGATGAAATACAACGATAAACTCTTAAACACCAATACAGCATTTCATGAAGATAGTGATTCAAGTGGAACATATTCATGTTGCAGCATAATCTTCCAAGAAAATATTGTATACCTTGAAATAGTTTCCCACTGGGGAAACATAAATCAGAAAGGTGTACTCAGGGGCTGGTGCTAGACCAAGTACAGCTCCACTCCCCATGAGCAACGGCCTTATATATAAAGAACCTTTACCCGGTGGGGGGATCTGAAACAGAGAATAAATCAAGAAAACTTTATTGATTCAAAGCAATGCTAGAAATGATAAGATCTAGAGCTACATGTAGAACTGTGACAATACCCATCTTTCATTATTTAAAACAGTGGCTTTTACAGCCTCCACAAACTGCTCTACAGTTGGACAAGGCATGCACATCCGCTCAGCTCCCATTTTGAGTCGTAGTGCATTTTCCTCGGGACGAAAGAGTAAAATTTTACCATCATGTTTCCGATAAGCTTTTAAACCTTCAAACAATCCCTGCAAATTtctttttaatgaatattttatagaACTAGCCAACAAATATTCAAGAATCAaactttttgttttaaaaaaaaaaaagcaaaatgGAAAGAAAAACAACGCAACTAACTTGGCCATAGTTCAAAACTCCTGAATATGGGCTTAACTCAATGTTTCCAAATCTCTGTAATTCACCTTTTATAAAGCTTTCACCTTGGGAACATTTCATCATGTACATATAATCGGTGGGTCTAAACCCAAAACCTAAGTTGTCCCAATCAATGTCGGCTGATTCTACTGCTACGTTGCTGCAAAAATTAAAGATCAAAACAAAACCCAATCACAGAAAAACAAAAGGCGACCCAATTGACAACAGATCATACCTCGCAGGCGAGGCCACTTGAAGAGTATTAACATTATTGTCATTAAATTTACTGAAAGAAGAAAATTGCGATTGCTTGTGTAACTGCACAAACATTCATCAACGCTTCCAAAAATccatacatgaaaaataaagaaTCACCAAGCCCACAAACGCATAGGAGAAATAAAGCAGAGGGAAGAAGAAAGGGGGATACAAGTATAACCAAATAAACCCCATTTCATTTGATTCAAGAACAAGCACATACCTGCAGCGGTTGAGTAGAAAACAGCCTTCTCTCGGTGAAAGCAGGAGGAAGGATTTTGATAGCGCTGCGCAAGGAACCAAGCAGAAGGTGGTGATGGGTCTGCGGATTTGGGTGCAGGCCGGCAGAAACAGCGCCGCTCTCCATTTTTCTCCTCTGTAAATTTGTGGTTCTTTCGTAATAACCCCCAGGAAATACCACCACAAATTATAGATGGTGGCAGAGGAATTACTGTGCTGTGACGTCGTCTATCCAGGTTAGGCCTAGTTCGACTGTGACACAACACGATGGGATTTTTCTTTTTGCTGTTTGGTCGACCATTCGACGccaatagtttttttttttttcattaaaattttacgttaaaaaatcatatttttatttttaatctaaaatatttttaaaaaatatatatattattaaaatatttattatatagttaaaatatttattatatataataatgcaTCCACCctttaaataaatgatcatttcaGGGATGAACAAAATTACGcattttttcatacaataaaattattataagaacatatttaatatattttaaaaataattaaatattttgttaatcataatcaataatttaaagattttataaataattaattaggtTAAAAATATATGCACCCGAGTTATCGCTTGCATAAGTTGCTAGTGTATATAAATGATGGATTATTTCAAACAATTAATAACATTTACCTATTTATAATAGaagattaattataattataaaaataaaacatcaacgtTAATGACACTATTTCTTAAATAATAGTAAC
Protein-coding sequences here:
- the LOC142507786 gene encoding branched-chain amino acid aminotransferase 2, chloroplastic → MESGAVSAGLHPNPQTHHHLLLGSLRSAIKILPPAFTERRLFSTQPLQLHKQSQFSSFSKFNDNNVNTLQVASPASNVAVESADIDWDNLGFGFRPTDYMYMMKCSQGESFIKGELQRFGNIELSPYSGVLNYGQGLFEGLKAYRKHDGKILLFRPEENALRLKMGAERMCMPCPTVEQFVEAVKATVLNNERWIPPPGKGSLYIRPLLMGSGAVLGLAPAPEYTFLIYVSPVGNYFKEGLAPINLIVETEMHRATPGGTGAVKTIGNYAGVLKAQSVAKAKGFSDVLYLDSTHKKYLEEVSSCNVFVVKGNVISTPAIKGTILPGITRKSIIDVARSRGFEVEERMVAVDELLDADEVFCTGTAVVVSPVGSITYLDKRVSYGSDGVGRVSQQLYSALTSLQTGLTEDKMGWITQL